In [Limnothrix rosea] IAM M-220, the genomic window TCTCTCCCTCTCCATGTCTCCTTTTCTCTAAAGAATTTTGGCTACATTCTTATCAATAACTGACGTTAAATATATTTTCTATTCCTCAGATTTAGAGGACTTCAGTTTGGCGATCGCCCCAGCAAAGCCCAATACAACTAAGACATTAGATAACGTCAAAAACGACTCAGCACTGCCGTGGAGCCAATCAACATTTGCCAATTCTACGCCATATTCATTTTGGGCATAGAGACCCGCGGGAATTGTGATTACGACAAAAACTAATAATACATAAAACCCACTGAGAGCTAATTTTGGTGTTTTCCCAGAGCGCGTTAAAAACCAGAGAAAGCCGAGATAGGGAAAAAGGGAAACGGCAAATAATGTTTCTTTGGAGAACATAAAGTCCTTAAATTAAATAAGTGCGTCATTAGTGCGTAATTTAGCGCGATTCCTTAAGATCCTGGACACGGCGGCTAAATAAATCCGTAAAGACACTGTAAACACGGCGATCTTCGCGAATTTTGATATTAACATTCACCGACATCCCCGACTGAAGCGGTCGCCCATTCAGCTCCTGCGCCTCTAGTGCAATCTTCACGGGAAAACGGTAAAAAGGATAAATCTGATCCGGGGGTAATGCATCAGAGCCAATGCTTAAAATTTCACCACCAATATCGCCATACTCATTAAAGGCATAGGTATCGATGCGCACATCCACTTCCACCGGTTCACCACCAGCCAATGCCTCGTCGTACCGTTGCCGCACAAAACCAATATCTTGGTTCGTCACAAAGACCTCAGCCACCAGTTCGTCATTGGGCACAATTTTGAGTAATGGCTCCGCTTGACCAGACCGAGGCACAAAGCCTTCCCGCGCCTGCAAATCAAAAACTGTCCCATTAATAGGTGCTGTCACCGCCTGATAGTCTAGCGTTTCAGCATTTTGAATCAGTTGCGCTTCGACTTCAGATAACCGCTTTTCATTTTCGACAATAATTTTATTGAGTTCGCTATCAACGACAGCTAAACGTTGTTCAACATTATCAAGTTGCTCCCGCAAAGTGCGCTCTGACGCTGAACGAGTATTGAGTAATTCTTGTCTGGCCTGACTGATATCGAATTGTAATCGCCTTTGTTCTTTTAGGAGCTGGTCAATTTCGGCTAGGCGACTATCGACGCGCTGTTGTTGTTGTTGTTGTTCGATGCCACCGTTAGATCGTTGTTCGATAATCCGCTCTGTGCGGTCATTGAGCTGTTGTTCTTGACGTTCTAATTGCAGAGCAGAAACGGCTCCTTCATCGACGAGGGGCGCAATTTCTTTAATGATTTTCTCTTCGATTTCGAGGCTTTCTTGGGCTTCTGCCATTAGTAATTCGTTGCGATCGCGGATTTCATCTAGTACTTCTCGGTCTGTTTTTAGCTGGGCACGGCGATCGGCGATTTGTACTTCATTTTGATTTGCTAATTCTTGGAGTTGCTGTAGTTCGAGTTCTGCTGCCCGTAATCGAGAAGTAATCTCCTGGGATGAAGCACTTAACCTTGCTGATTGCTGAGGGTTTAATCGGCCACTATTGAGGCCGAGTTGGGCACGAATTACTTGGGTTTCGCTAATAAGACTGAGGCGGTTGCGGGCAAGAGCGACGACTTCTGGTGGCAACTTCATTTCTGCGAGTTGTGCTTCAAGGGTGGCAATGTCTGCATTGTTATTCAGAACAGCGCGGTAAAGCTGGTTTTCTTGGCGGAGGGAATTTTGAATTTGTAACAGAGATTCTTGGTTTGCTTCCGCTGCATCAGAATCAAAAGTTAGCAATAAATCTCCCTTTTTGACTTGATCGCCGTCGGCTACTTCTACGTCTTTGACAACGCCATTGACGGGTGCTTGAATTTCTTGGACATCGCCTTTGGGTTGGAGTTGACCGCTGCCGGCTATGACTTGTTCGAGTCTGGCGAAGTATGCCCAAGTAAAGAAAGCGCCACTAAAAATTAAAATAATCCAAATAATTGCCCGTGATAGAACGGGTGACTGGCGCAACACGACGGGTTGGTCAAACTCGGTAACGGTTTCTGGCTGTTGTTGTGGTGCGGTTTTTCCGTTTGTTTCGGCTGGGGATTGGGTCATGGGTCTGGGCGATCGCCTAAAAAATAGTTTTAAAAATCGAATTTAAAAGTTTTGGTTATGCAAAACCTGAAAAAAGCTTTGTAGTAAAGGTGAAATTTCTATTCGCCACCACCCCGCGTCTGCTGCTGATAAAGGCTGTAGTAACGGCCACGCATTGCCATTAGTTCATCGTGAGTGCCTTGTTCGGCGAGGGAGCCTTCATGCATCAAAATAATGGTGTCGGCATCTTTGATGGTGTCGAGACGGTGGGTAATAAAAAATACGGTTGTGTCGTCAAAGGCGGCTTTAAGGTTATTACAAACTTCCCGCTCTGTGAGGTAATCCAAGGCACTGGTCGCCTCGTCAAGGACTAAAACTTGGGGACGTTGCAATACTGACCGGGCGATCGCAATCCGTTGTTTTTGACCACCAGAAAGGGATGCGCCTCGCTCTCCCACTTGGGTGTTATAGCCATTGGGCAAAGACTCCATAATGAAATCGTGGGCTGCTGCAACCTTCGCTGCGTATTCAATTTCCTCTGGTTCCGCTTCTGGATTTGTGAGGGCAATATTATCCTGTACTGTGCCCTCAAAGAGCAGCGTTTCTTGGGGAACCACACCAATTTGCCGACGCAGGGAATAAAGCTCCACTTTATTTACGTCATAGCCATCTACTAAAATCCTGCCCGACTCCGGTTCATAGAGACGTGATAGCAATTTTGTGAGGGTACTTTTACCTGCACCACTCTGCCCAACGATCGCCACGAATGTACCAGCGGGAAATACCAAACTGACATTATTCAGATTTAGCGGGCCATGCTTTTTAAAGCGGAAGCTAATATTTTCGTAAATTACCTCGCCCTTCACCAATGGCATAGGAATGTTGTCGCGGTCTTCCTCGCCCTCTTGGGGATGGTCAACAATATCGGCTAAACGTTCAAGGGAAATGGCTGTGTCTTGGAAATTTTGCCAGAGCTGAGTGAGACGCAAAATCGGCGATGTTACATAGCCTGCGATGATACGAAATGCGATCAATTGTCCGAGGGTAATGCCTTCCTCTGGCCCTTTCAGCACAAGGGATGTTCCCACCCATAACACCAATAGACCCGACAATTTATTGAGGAAATTACTAATGGAGCTGGAAGCTGTGGAGGTAACGACAGTATTGAAGCCAGCGGAAACATAGCTGGCATATTTTTCTTGCCATTTCCAGCGGGATCGCAGTTCGATATTTTGGGCTTTCACGGTTTGCACACCAGTCATCACTTCCACAAGGTAGGATTGACTTTGGGCATTTTTCTCGGCTTTGGTGCGGAGTTGCTTACGAATAATCGGCGAGAAAATTAGCGTCGTAATGATAAAAACCGGAATAACACCGAGAGAAACAGCGGTCAATAGCGGGCTATACCAAACCATCACGAAGATGTAGACCACAGAAAAAACTGCGTCGAGGACGACGGTGAGGGCTGTTCCGGTGAGGAATGAGCGAATTTTTTCCAGCTCGCCAACCCTTGTGGAGATTTCACCGACAGGGCGTTTCTCAAAGTATTGCAGGGGAAGTCGGAACAGGTGGTCAATGATTTCTGAACCGAGGGTCATGTCAATCCGATTGGTGGTATCGACAAAGAGGCTGGTGCGCACAAAGCCTAAAATTCCTTCGGCGATCGCAAAAATAAGGAGCAGCGAACCATAAACCTGTAGGGTATCGGCACTGCCTTGGGAAATAACTTTATCGATAATTTGCTGAATAATCAGGGGGTTAGCGAGGGCAAAAAGTTGGAACAGGAAGGAGGCAATGAGAACCTCAATGAGAACCCACTTATATTTTTTGATCGACGGAATAAACCAATTTAAGCCAAAGCGTTCTTCGGGAGTGTATTTGCCTTTTTTCAGCAGTAAAATTTCCACTTGACCGGTTTCGTCGCCCCACCCTTCGAGAAATTCTTGGGGTTTTTTCTTAATTAAGCCAATGTCCGGCACTGCAACGACAATTTCGCGATCGCCGACTTCATAGATCACCGCCAAACTATCGCGCCACTTCACCATGACAGGCACAGTTAGGCGCGTCACGGTTTGAACCGGGATTTTAATCAGTTGGGCATTAAGACCCATCAGCTCAGAAATTGCACCGCAAATGGGTAAAGATAATGCACCATAACGTTGGATCTGATCTGTCACCACGCGCCGAATTACATCGCCTTTAAAACGCATCCCAAAATATTGCGCCAACATCTGAAAACAGGCGATCGCCACCCCATCTTCGCCCTTACCTTTGATTAGCGGATAACGTTTAGACCGACGCTCCTCTTCGGACTGCTCTGGCGTTAACC contains:
- a CDS encoding DUF3593 domain-containing protein, translated to MFSKETLFAVSLFPYLGFLWFLTRSGKTPKLALSGFYVLLVFVVITIPAGLYAQNEYGVELANVDWLHGSAESFLTLSNVLVVLGFAGAIAKLKSSKSEE
- a CDS encoding HlyD family efflux transporter periplasmic adaptor subunit codes for the protein MTQSPAETNGKTAPQQQPETVTEFDQPVVLRQSPVLSRAIIWIILIFSGAFFTWAYFARLEQVIAGSGQLQPKGDVQEIQAPVNGVVKDVEVADGDQVKKGDLLLTFDSDAAEANQESLLQIQNSLRQENQLYRAVLNNNADIATLEAQLAEMKLPPEVVALARNRLSLISETQVIRAQLGLNSGRLNPQQSARLSASSQEITSRLRAAELELQQLQELANQNEVQIADRRAQLKTDREVLDEIRDRNELLMAEAQESLEIEEKIIKEIAPLVDEGAVSALQLERQEQQLNDRTERIIEQRSNGGIEQQQQQQRVDSRLAEIDQLLKEQRRLQFDISQARQELLNTRSASERTLREQLDNVEQRLAVVDSELNKIIVENEKRLSEVEAQLIQNAETLDYQAVTAPINGTVFDLQAREGFVPRSGQAEPLLKIVPNDELVAEVFVTNQDIGFVRQRYDEALAGGEPVEVDVRIDTYAFNEYGDIGGEILSIGSDALPPDQIYPFYRFPVKIALEAQELNGRPLQSGMSVNVNIKIREDRRVYSVFTDLFSRRVQDLKESR
- a CDS encoding peptidase domain-containing ABC transporter, coding for MKLNYQEFLSNTAPFSHLPPEALAALGGKVTAFRYRMGQPILQRGKLLHQVSIVYQGQVRILGYEPRTQAPTTLKLLRTGGVVGWVNAVRGVACETAIASTEAICLNITSQEFLYLLQTYPVFQEEFGDRCSITETFDLLGYYFSQKAKVNGNLKDIVHAAMEQAEVCNLPPGYYTENSAEQKILRQSEKLWFVSGGGSLLSLPPRTQLDFEQTKQLEVKGIQPARLVGFPEQAWANILEQQKTPPIEPPLPIDVIPDPFDDNPPKNSNGNGSKVLTAPQTEKEEEIPYAPVEIVGLTPEQSEEERRSKRYPLIKGKGEDGVAIACFQMLAQYFGMRFKGDVIRRVVTDQIQRYGALSLPICGAISELMGLNAQLIKIPVQTVTRLTVPVMVKWRDSLAVIYEVGDREIVVAVPDIGLIKKKPQEFLEGWGDETGQVEILLLKKGKYTPEERFGLNWFIPSIKKYKWVLIEVLIASFLFQLFALANPLIIQQIIDKVISQGSADTLQVYGSLLLIFAIAEGILGFVRTSLFVDTTNRIDMTLGSEIIDHLFRLPLQYFEKRPVGEISTRVGELEKIRSFLTGTALTVVLDAVFSVVYIFVMVWYSPLLTAVSLGVIPVFIITTLIFSPIIRKQLRTKAEKNAQSQSYLVEVMTGVQTVKAQNIELRSRWKWQEKYASYVSAGFNTVVTSTASSSISNFLNKLSGLLVLWVGTSLVLKGPEEGITLGQLIAFRIIAGYVTSPILRLTQLWQNFQDTAISLERLADIVDHPQEGEEDRDNIPMPLVKGEVIYENISFRFKKHGPLNLNNVSLVFPAGTFVAIVGQSGAGKSTLTKLLSRLYEPESGRILVDGYDVNKVELYSLRRQIGVVPQETLLFEGTVQDNIALTNPEAEPEEIEYAAKVAAAHDFIMESLPNGYNTQVGERGASLSGGQKQRIAIARSVLQRPQVLVLDEATSALDYLTEREVCNNLKAAFDDTTVFFITHRLDTIKDADTIILMHEGSLAEQGTHDELMAMRGRYYSLYQQQTRGGGE